Genomic DNA from Desulfuromonas versatilis:
GTTCGATGGGAAACTCGATCTCGCATCCCGTACTGCGACCGATCCAATTGCGCTGCATGGTCAGCACCGGCTCGGGCCACCCCTCGAGGTGCTCGGTCCAGTCGAGCAGTTCCTGCGCATACTCGGTGATTTTAAAGAACCACTGGTCCAGTTCCTTGGCTTCAACCTCGCTGTCGCAGCGCCAGCAGCAGCCGTCTTCGACCTGTTCGTTGGCCAAGACGGTCTGGCAGTCGGGGCACCAGTTGACGGCACTGGTTTTCTTGTAGGCCAGCCCCCGCTCGAACATTTTCAGAAAGACCAGTTGTTCCCATTTATAGTAGTCCACATCACAGGTGGCGAATTCGCGGTCCCAGTCGTAGGAAAGGCCCATTTTCTTGAGCTGGGAGCGCATATTGTCGATATTTTCATAGGTCCACTTGGCCGGGTGCGTGCCGTGCTGGATCGCCGCGTTCTCAGCGGGCATGCCGAAAGCGTCCCACCCCATCGGGTGCAGCACGTTAAAACCCTGCATCCGCTTGAAGCGCGCCACCACATCGCCGATGGAATAATTTCTGACATGTCCCATGTGAATGCGCCCGGAGGGATAGGGGAACATCTCCAAAAGATAGTATTTTTTCCGGGTGGGGTCTTCGCAGACCTTGAAGGACTTGTTTTTCTGCCAGAAACTTTGCCAGGTGGATTCCACCGACTTTGGATTATAGCGCTCTTCCATGAATCCTCCGCAGCCATGAGGCCTGCTGGTTACAAACAGGAAAACCGGCCTGAGCCGGTATGCAGCAACAACTGGGGCACGAGGGTCTTCCCGCCGGCGGTCCGGGGACGCACCCTCGCCGCCGCTCCTCATCCTCCCGGCCCGGGTTATGGACCTTCCGGCGGACCTATTTCTCCCGGTAGGTAATGCGGCCCCTGGTCAGGTCGTAAGGCGACAACTCGACGGTGACCCGGTCCCCCGGAAGAATACGGATATAAAACTTGCGCATCTTCCCGGAAATGTGCGCCAGTACAACGTGGCCATTATCGAGCTTGACCCTGAACATGGCATTGGGCAGAGGTTCGATTACCTCGCCCTCGACTTCGATCGCTTCTTCTTTGGCCAAAGGTTCCTCCTTGAAGGTTTAAATGCCGCGCGAACCAGCAGGTCCCGCTGCGGCAATTCAGTGGTTTTGCGACTCGGGCACGCTATTTAACAAGATTTCACAGGGAAAAGTCAACCCTCGGACGAGGGTCGGCAAAATTTTCGGCAACAACGAGGGAATCCAACATTGCCTCGGCAACCCGGT
This window encodes:
- the infA gene encoding translation initiation factor IF-1 → MAKEEAIEVEGEVIEPLPNAMFRVKLDNGHVVLAHISGKMRKFYIRILPGDRVTVELSPYDLTRGRITYREK